GCCGGCTTGAACACCACCGTGTTGCCGGCGGCCAGGGCCGGGGCGATCTTCCAGGCCAGCATCAGCAATGGAAAATTCCACGGCACGATCTGGCCGACCACGCCGACGGCGCGGTAATCCGCGAATTCTTCCGACTGCAGTTGCGCCCAGCCGGCGTGGTGATAGAAGTGACGGGCGGCCAGCGGCAGGTCGGCGTCGCGCGTCTCGCGGATGGTCTTGCCGTTGTCCAGCGTTTCCAGCACCGCGAACAGGCGCGCATGGCGCTGCAGCAGGCGCGCCAGCGCATACAGGATGCGCGCGCGGCCGTGGCCGCCCAGCGCCACCCAGCCCGGCTGGGCGCGGCGCGCGGCCTGCACGGCGCGCTCGACGTCGTCATCGCTCGCCTGCGTCACCTGCGCCAGTTCGCTGCCGTCGGCCGGGTTGAACGAGCCGAAGGTGTCGGCGGCCTCGCTCCAGGCATCGTCGATGAACAGGCCGAAACGGCGGCCATGCTGGTCCAGCCACGCGTGCGCTTCCTTGGTGCTTTCCGGTGCGGGGCCGTAATCCATAGTTTGCAGAATCTCTTTAATCGTTGGCATGAAGAATCCGTAGTGATCAGGGTTGCGCGTGGCGGTGGGCGGCCGAGTAGCTGCCGGTGACGTGGTGCTCGAGCTGGCGCTCGATGTCGGTCAGCAGGCTGGAAGCGCCGATGCGGAACAGGTGCGGCTGCAGCCATTCGTTGCCCAGCTCTTCCTTCATCACGGTCAGGTATTGCAGCGCCGCCTTGGCGGTGGACACGCCGCCGGCCGGCTTGTAGCCGACCATGAAGCCGGTGCGCTCGTGGTATTCGCGGATCGCGCGCACCATCACCAAGGACACCGGAATGGTGGCGTTCACGCCTTCCTTGCCGGTCGACGTCTTGATGAAATCGGCGCCGGCCATCATGCACACCCACGAGGCCTTGGCCACGTTTTCCAGCGTGACCAGGTCGCCGGTGGCCAGGATCGCCTTCACGTGCGCCTCGCCGCAGGCCTGGCGGTAGGCCACCATCTCGTCGTACAGCGCCTGCCAGTTCCCGGTCAGGACGTGCTGGCGGGTGATCACGATGTCGATCTCGGTGGCGCCGGCGGCCACCGACAACTCGATCTCGCGCAGCTTGGTTTCCATGCTCGACAGGCCGGCCGGGAACGCGGTCGAGACCGCGGCGATCGGCAGGCGGCCCTGCAGCACCTGGGTCGCCGGCGTGATCATCTCGTGGTACACGCACACGGCGCCGGTGCTCAAGGTCTCGATGCCGAGCGCCTGCATCAGATCGGCGCGCAGCGGACGCATGGCCTTGCGGCACAGGCGCTCGACGCGGCCCGGGGTATCGTCACCGGACAGCGTGGTGAGATCGATGCACTCGATCGCGCGGATCAGCCAGGCGGCCTGGTAATCCTTCTTCACCGTGCGGCGGTTGGCCAGGCTGGCGGCGCGGCGCTCGGCGGCGTTGCGGTTCACCTTCAGGTGGTTGATCCAGCCCAGGTCGAGTCCGACCGCGGTGTTTCTTTGGAAATCCAGGTTCTGGGTCATAGCAGTGCGGTTCCGTTCGAGAGGGGTTGGACGCCGAGGTGTTTCGCCAGCGTGGCGCCGATGTTCGAGAAGGTGTCTGACACCGGCAGCTCCCTAGCCGGCGCGGCCGGGCCGAAGAACAGCACCGGGATGTGTTCGCGCGTGTGGTCGGAGCCGCTCCAGGTCGGGTCGCAGCCATGGTCGGCGGTGACCACGACCAGGTCGCCTTCCTTCAGCTTGGCCATGAATTCCGGCAGGCGCGCATCCAGCTCGTGCAGCGCGTTGGCATAGCCGGCGACGTCGCGGCGGTGGCCGAAGTGCATGTCGAAGTCGACGAAATTCACGAAGGTCAGCGACTTGTCGCCGGCCTCGTCGGCCACTTCCAGCAGGCGGTCGAACAGCGCCATGTTGTCCGCGCCCTTCACCAGGCGCGACACGCCCTGCCCCGCGAAGATGTCGCTGATCTTGCCGAGGGCGATGACTTCGCCGCCGCCGTCCTTGACGTGGTCCAGCAGTGTCGGCGCCACCGGCGGCACCGCGTAGTCGTGGCGATTGCTGGTGCGCTTGTACTTGCCGTTCGCTCCCAGGAACGGACGCGCGATCACGCGGCCGATGTTGTACGGCTTGACCAGCTCATACGCCGCTTCGCACACCTGGTACAGGCGCTCCAGGCCGAAGTGCTCTTCGTGCGCGGCGATCTGCAGCACCGAGTCGGCCGAGGTGTACAGGATCGGCTTGCCGCTGGCGACGTGCTCGTCGCCCAGCTCGTCGATGATGGTGGTGCCGGAGGCGTGGCAGTTGCCCAGCCAGCCGGGCACGCCCGTGAGTTCCTGAAGCTTGTCGGTTAGCTCCTTCGGGAACGAGGGCACGGTCTTGGGGAAGTAGCCCCAGTCGAACAGCACCGGCACGCCGGCGATTTCCCAGTGGCCGCTTTGCGTGTCCTTGCCGGTCGACTGCTCGCGCGCGACGCCCCAGGCGCCGGTGAAGCCGTCACGGACCTTAAAACCCTGCGGCCATGCGCCGCTGGCCTTGTGCGCGGCGGCGCCCAGGCCGATCCGTTCCAGGTTCGGCAGCGCCATCGGCGTGCCGGCGTCGGCTGCCCACTGGGCGATGTGGCCGAGGGTGTTGGCGCCTGCGTCGCCGTATTTGTCGGCATCCGGCAGCGCGCCGAGGCCGAAGGAATCAAGCAGGAGGATGAATGCGCGTGACATGGATTACTCGCTAATCGGTTGTTGGAGTGAGCTGATGTCGTTCGATGCAGTGAATCGCTGACCCGTCGTCCCCGCGAAGGCGGGGACCCATACCCAGCTTCAGAAAATGTTTACCTCGACATCGGTTTAACGATTATCGGAGCCTCAGCATGGGTCCCCGCCTGCGCGGGGACGACGGCTCTGGCTGCACTGGCCGTAATCAGGCAGCGGCGGTCGTGGTGGCGGCGCCAGTCTGGCCTAAACGCTCGACGAAGCCATGGATCAGCGTGACCATGTCCTTGGCCGCGATCGCCGCATATTTCAGGGTCTGCTCGTGCGACAGCGGGAACGGGCTCAGGCCCTCGGCCAGGTTGGTGATGGCCGACAGGCCGGCCACCTTCAGGCCGCAGTGGCGCGCGGCGATCACTTCCGGCACCACGGACATGCCGACCACGTCCGCGCCCAGCGTCTTGAAGGCGCGGATTTCGGCGGCGGTCTCGAAGTTCGGGCCCGGGCAGGCCAGGTACACGCCTTCTGCCAGGGTGACGCCCTTGTCCGCCGCGGTGGCTTTCACCAGGTCGCGCAGCTCGGCGTCGTAGGCGTTGGCCATGCTGAAGAAACGCGGACCGAAGCGCTCGTCGTTGGGACCGGCCATCGGGCTGCCCGGCAGCAGGTTGATGTGGTCGTTCAGCACCACCACGCTGCCGGCGTCGACTTCCGGACGCAGCGAACCGGCGGCATTGGTCACGAACAGCAGTTCGCAGCCGAGCAGCTTGAAGGTGCGCACGGCGGAGGTCATCACGCCCGGGCCGTAGCCTTCGTAGAAGTGGCCGCGGCCCTTCATGCACACCACCGGCACGCCGGCCAGCAGGCCGAGCACCAGTTCGCCGGCGTGGCCGTGCACGGTGCTGATCGGGAAGCCCGGCAGGTCGGCGTAGCCGATCGAGACGGCGTCGGTCATCTGCTCGGCCAGCACGCCCAGGCCGGAACCCAGGATCAGGGCGGCGCGCGGCTGGAAGCCGGGCTTGCGGGCACGGATGACGTCGGCTGCGTCGAAAGGAGTATTGCTGAATACGTGAGTGGTCATTGTCGCGAGAAATAAGTTGGGTCGATGCGGGAATCGGTGCGGGTGGCGGCGGGCACGTCGCACGGTTTGCGGGCGGCCGCGCACCAGAATGTGCGAACTATGCATTATCGCGGATTGGTATGGCAAATACCATTTTTTTGCTTGATTTATATGTAGACTATATAAATCGCCATCGTAAATCGCTCCGGCTTGTTTTCGTTGATTGTTCTATATGAGTCCGGCAAAAACGGCTGGCGTTGACGTCGTTAAAACATATGTTTAACATGAA
The genomic region above belongs to Massilia forsythiae and contains:
- a CDS encoding phosphopentomutase codes for the protein MSRAFILLLDSFGLGALPDADKYGDAGANTLGHIAQWAADAGTPMALPNLERIGLGAAAHKASGAWPQGFKVRDGFTGAWGVAREQSTGKDTQSGHWEIAGVPVLFDWGYFPKTVPSFPKELTDKLQELTGVPGWLGNCHASGTTIIDELGDEHVASGKPILYTSADSVLQIAAHEEHFGLERLYQVCEAAYELVKPYNIGRVIARPFLGANGKYKRTSNRHDYAVPPVAPTLLDHVKDGGGEVIALGKISDIFAGQGVSRLVKGADNMALFDRLLEVADEAGDKSLTFVNFVDFDMHFGHRRDVAGYANALHELDARLPEFMAKLKEGDLVVVTADHGCDPTWSGSDHTREHIPVLFFGPAAPARELPVSDTFSNIGATLAKHLGVQPLSNGTALL
- the deoC gene encoding deoxyribose-phosphate aldolase; protein product: MTQNLDFQRNTAVGLDLGWINHLKVNRNAAERRAASLANRRTVKKDYQAAWLIRAIECIDLTTLSGDDTPGRVERLCRKAMRPLRADLMQALGIETLSTGAVCVYHEMITPATQVLQGRLPIAAVSTAFPAGLSSMETKLREIELSVAAGATEIDIVITRQHVLTGNWQALYDEMVAYRQACGEAHVKAILATGDLVTLENVAKASWVCMMAGADFIKTSTGKEGVNATIPVSLVMVRAIREYHERTGFMVGYKPAGGVSTAKAALQYLTVMKEELGNEWLQPHLFRIGASSLLTDIERQLEHHVTGSYSAAHRHAQP
- the xapA gene encoding xanthosine phosphorylase; amino-acid sequence: MTTHVFSNTPFDAADVIRARKPGFQPRAALILGSGLGVLAEQMTDAVSIGYADLPGFPISTVHGHAGELVLGLLAGVPVVCMKGRGHFYEGYGPGVMTSAVRTFKLLGCELLFVTNAAGSLRPEVDAGSVVVLNDHINLLPGSPMAGPNDERFGPRFFSMANAYDAELRDLVKATAADKGVTLAEGVYLACPGPNFETAAEIRAFKTLGADVVGMSVVPEVIAARHCGLKVAGLSAITNLAEGLSPFPLSHEQTLKYAAIAAKDMVTLIHGFVERLGQTGAATTTAAA